In the genome of Lysobacter sp. BMK333-48F3, the window TAGGGATCGGGCACTTCGCTGCCCTCGCCCAACCCGCACCAGTCCAGCAACAAGGCGCTCTGCGCGGTCGCGTCCTTGGGCGCGCGGCCGCGCACGTCGCGCAGGTTGGCGCGGTCGGCGCACAGCAGCCAATCGAAGCGGCGGTAGTCGGCGGCCTGGAGCTGGCGCGCGCGCAGGCCGGCGATGTCGATGCCGTGGCCGGCGGCGTTGGCGATCGAGCGCCGGTCGGGCGGATCGCCGATGTGCCAGTCGCCGGTGCCGGCCGAATCCAGCTCGACCCGGCCGGCGATCGAGGACGCGGCGATGCGCGCGCGCAGCACGCCCTCGGCCACCGGCGAGCGGCAGATGTTGCCCAGGCAGACCACCAGCAGGCGCATGCTCAGCCGCCCTCGCCCGCCGCGGCGCCGGCCGCCAGATGCGCCTCGGCGCGGGCCAGGTCCTCGGGGGTATCGACTCCGGGCGGGAACGGTTCCGGCGCGATCCCGACCGCGATCCGGTAGCCGGCTTCCAGCGCGCGCAGTTGTTCCAGCGACTCGATCTGCTCCAACCGGCCCGGGCGCAGCTTGGCGAACTTGCGCAGGAAACCGGCGCGGTAGCCGTAGATGCCGATGTGGCGCAGCCACTCGCCGCCGCCGGGCATGCGGCTGCGGTCCTTGGCGAAGGCGTCGCGCGGCCACGGGATCGGCGCGCGGCTGAAGTACAGCGCGTCGCCGTTGCCGGCGCGCACCAGCTTGACCGCGTTCGGGTCGAGCAGGATCTCGACCTCGTCGATCGGCGTGGCCAGGGTCGACATCTCGGCGCCGCTGTCGCGCAGGGTCGCGGCGGTCGCGGCGATGCCGGCCGCCGGCGCGAACGGCTCGTCGCCCTGCAGGTTGACCACCACCGTGTCGTCGCCCCAGCCGGCCTGGTCGGCGCATTCGGCCAGGCGGTCGGTACCGGAGGCGTGGTCGGGCGAGGTCATCGCCACCCGCACGCCCTGGCCGTCGAGGGCGCGGGCGATGCGCTCGTCGTCGGTGGCGATCCAGACCTCGCGCGCGCCGGCGGCGAGCGCGCGCCGGGCGACGTGCAGCACCAGCGGCTCGCCGCCGAGCAGGCGCAGCGGCTTGCCCGGCAGGCGCGAGGCGGCGTAACGGGCGGGGATGGCGACGACGAAGTCCTGGCTCATGTTCGGTTCCGGGGCGAAACGGTGCGGCCGCGGCGCGCAGGCGCGGGTTGCGGCGGGTAGGACGCAGTCTAGCGGCGCCGGCGCGCCGTGGCGGCGTCCGCGCTCAGCGGCGGCGGTGCGCGGCCAGCTTGTCGATCAGGGCCACCCACAGCGCCTCCGGCAGTTCGGCCCGCACCGGCACGCTGTAGTGCTGTTCGGAGACGAACGCGTCGGGGCCGTCCAGGGCCAGCTTGACCGCGTCTTTCTCGGTCATCAGCACCGGCAGCTTGCTGCCGAAATCGAAATCGCCGGCGACGTAGCGATGATGGTCGGCGAAGGCGTGCGGGACCACCGCGATGCCGAACTCGCGCAGCATGGCGAAGTAGCGCTCCGGGTCGCCGATCCCGGCCACCGCGTGCACGCGCCGGCCGGCGAAGGACGCCAGCGGCAGCGGCCGGCCGCCGAGCAGCGGCAGGGCCTGGTCGGCGATCAGCCGCATCGGCCATTCGCCGAAGCCGGCGCTCGCCGCCGGATCGCCGGCCGCGCCGGCCAGGTTGACCACGCGGAAGTCGCAGGTCGCCGCGCGCTCGGGCAGTTCGCGCAGCGGCCCGGCCGGCAGCAGCTGGCCGTTGCCGTAGCGGCGGCGGCCGTCGATCACTTCGATCTCGATGTCGCGCGCCAGCCGGTAATGCTGCAGGCCGTCGTCGCAGACCACCACGTCGCAGCCGGCCTCGGCCAGGGCGCGCGCGGCGGCGGCGCGGTCGCGGTCGACCCACACCGGCGCGCCGGTGCGGCGCGCGATCAGCACCGGTTCGTCGCCGCCCAGGCGCGGATCGGTGTCGCGCTCGACCCAGCGCGCGGTCTTGGCCTCGTCGCGGCCGTAGCCGCGGCTGGCGATGCCCGGCTTCCAGCCTTCCTGTTGCAGGCGCTGGACCAGGGCGATGCTGAGCGGGGTCTTGCCGGCGCCGCCGGCGGTGATGTTGCCGACCACCACCACCGGCACGCCGGGGTGGCGGCGGCGCAGCAGGCCCTTGCGGTACAGGCCGCGGCGCAGGCCGGTCAGCGCGCCGTACAGGCCCGACAGCAGCCGCGCGGAGACCGGCACCGGCAGGTCGTCGTACCAGAACCCGGGCACCCCGGGGCGGCGCTCGGCGCCGCTCATTCGCCGTCCCGGAACTGCATGCGGTGCAGGTGCGCGTACAAGCCGCCCTGCGCCAGCAATTCGGCATGACGGCCGCGTTCGACGATCCGGCCCTGGTCCAGCACCAGCACCTGGTCGGCATGTTCGATGGTCGACAGGCGGTGCGCGATCACCAGGGTGGTGCGGTCCGGCATCAGCCGTTCCAGTGCGTCCTGGACCAGGCGCTCGGACTCGGTGTCCAGCGCCGCGGTGGCTTCGTCGAGGATCAGGATCGGCGCGTCCTTGAGCATCGCGCGGGCGATCGCCAGGCGCTGGCGCTGGCCGCCGGAGAGCTTGCCGCCCTTGGCGCCGATCGCGGTGTTCACGCCGTCGGGCAGTTTGTCGACGAATTCGGCGGCGTTGGCGCCCTGGATCGCCTGCGCCAGCGCGGCCGGGTCGGCGTCCTGCATTTCGCCGTAGGCGACGTTGGCGGCGATGGTGCCGTCGAACAGCATCACCTGCTGGCCGACCAGGGCGATCTGCCGGCGCAGGTCGGCGAGCCGATACTCGGCCAGCGGATGACCGTCGAGCAGGATCTGCCCGGCCTCGGGATCGTAGAAACGCGGGATCAGCTTGATCAGGCTGGACTTGCCGCTGCCGGAGCGGCCGACGATCGCGGTCACCGAGCCCGGCTTGGCGACGAAGCTGATGTCCGCCAGCGCCGGCTGGGCCTGGCCCGGATAACGCGCGGTGACGGCGCGGAATTCGATCAGGCCCTGGCTGCGGGCGAGCGCGCGCTGGCCCTGGTCCGGCTCCTCGGCCGCATCCAGCACCTCGAACAGGCGCTCGGCCGAAGCGACGCCGCGCTGGAGCATGTTCTGCACGTTGGTCAGCTGACGCAGGGCCGGGATCATCGCCATCATCGACATCATCAGGGCGACGAAGCCGCCGGCGCTGAGGCGGCCGGCGGAGGCTTCGTAACCGGCGACCAGCAGCAGCAACGCCAGCCCGGTGGCGCCCATCAGCTGGACCATGGCCGAGGCGATGCTGCGGGTGGATTCGACCTTCAGGCTCAGCCGCAGGTAGTCGTTGGCGATCGCGCCGTAGCGCGCCAGCTCGGAGGTCTGCGCGCCGTAGACCTTCACTTCCTGCTGATTGGACAAGGCCTGGTCGGCCGAGACCAGCAGTTGCGCCCCGCTCTCCTGGATCCGGTGGCTGATCCGGCGGTAGCGGCGGCCGACCTTGTCCATGACCCAGGCCAGCGGCGGCGCCATCACCGCCACCGCGATCGTGACCTGCCAGTTGGTCCAGATCATCACCGCCAACAAGGCCAGGGCCTGCAGCGAGTTCTGCACCATCACCTTGAGCGCGTCGACCGCGGCCTGGGCGACCTGGTCGCTGTCCGAGCCCAGCCGCACCAGCATCGACGGCACCGGCTCGGTGTCGAAGCGCGAACCCGGCAGGCGCAGGTACTTGTCCAGCACCCGCACGCGCAGGTCGCGGGCCACGCCGCGGCCGGACTTGGCCATGTAGTAGTCGGTCAGGTACCCGGCCACGCCGCGCAGCACGAACACGCCGACGATCGCCGCCGGCAGCCACAAGGCCACCGCCATGTTCTTGGCGATGAAGGTCTCGTTGACGATCGGCTCCATCAGCTTGGTGAACGCCGCGCCGGCGCCGGCCTCGATCGCCATGCCCAGCGCCGCGATCCACAGCAGTCCGCGGTAGGGCCGCGAGAATTCCAGCAACCGGCGATACGTCTGCCAGGGCGAGGCGGCTGCCGTCACCGAGCGGCCTCCGTCGCCGGCTTGGCCGCGCTGGGTTGCGGCGGCGCGGTCGCGTTCATGATCCGGCGGAAGCCGAGCTGGCCGAGCGCGTCGTAGACGGTGACCACGGCCTGGTACGGGGTGCGCGCGTCGGCGCGCAGCATCACGGTGCGGTCGCGGTCGCTGCCGGCGACCTCGGCGATGGTGGTCTTGAGCGACTCCAGGTCGTCGCGCAGCACTTCGCGGTCGCCGACGAAGTAACGGCCTTCGGCGTTGACCAGCACGATCAGCGCCTTGCTGGCGTCGCCGGCCGGTTCGCCGGTGGCGCGCGGCAGCTCGAGCTTGAGCACCGAGCGCGCGTCGAAGGTCGCGGTGACGACGAAGAAGATGATCAGCACCAGAATCACGTCGATCAGCGGGACCAGGTTGATCTCCGGTTCGTCGTCGGCGCGGTGGTCGCGGATACGCATGCGGCGCCGCCTCAGCCGGCCTGGCCGCCGGCCAGGCGCACCGGCGGACGCGCCTCGTGCGCGCGCGCTTCGGCCGTGCCCGGGGTCAGCACGTCGACCAGGGCGATGGCCTCGTGCTCCATCGCGACGATGTACTCGGCGATGCGGCCGCGGAACCAGCGGTGGGCCATCAGCGCCGGGATCGCCACGATCATGCCGGCGGCGGTGCAGACCAGCGCCTTGCCGATGCCGCCGGCGAGCTGGTTGACGTCGCCGATGCCGTGGTCGTTGATGACCAGGAACATCTGGATCATGCCGACCACGGTGCCGAACAGGCCCAGCAGCGGGCCGGCCGCGGAAATCGTGCCGAGCGTGTTCAGGTAACGCTCCATGCGGTGGACCAGATGGCGGCCGACGTCCTCGATCCGCTCGCGGATTTCCTCGCGCGGGCGATGGCGCACGTCCAGCGCGGCGGCGAGCAAGGCGCCCAGCGGCGCGGTCGCGCGCAGCGACTCGATGTGCGCCGGGTCGAGCTTGCCGGAGGCCGCCCAGGTGCGTACTTCCTGGCCCAGATTCGGCGGCAGCACGGCGCGCCGGCGCAGGGTCCACAGGCGTTCGACGATGATCGCCAGCGCCACCGCCGACAACATCAACAACGGAATCATCGGCCAACCGCCGGCCTTGACCAGTTCCAGCACTCGCGAACCTCCGGCCCGTGGCCGACTTCAATCCGGGCGATAGGATAGCCCAGGGTCCGTGCGCCGGGTCGCATCCCACAGGCGCGGGTGTGTCTGGCGTCGCGTTTCCACGGCGATGCCGGCGGCGCCCAGCCGGACCCGCAGCGCGCCCTGCTCGGCGGTCAGCCAGGTGCGCGCTCCGGCCTCGCGCCAGCGCTGCAGCACCGGCTTGCGCGGATGGCCGAAGCGGTTGCCGTGGCCGGCCGAGACCAAGGCGTGGCGGGCGCCGGTGGCGGCGACGAAGGCCGGGTCGGAGGAGCCGCCGCTGCCGTGGTGGGCGACCAGGACCACGTCGGCGCGCAGGCGCTCGTCGGCCGATTGCGCCGCGCGCCGGACCAGGTCGCGTTCGACCACTTCGCCGATGTCGCCGGTCAGCAACACGCTGCCGTGGGCGCTGTCGATCCGCAGCACGCAGCTGGATTCGTTGCCCAGGTAGGGAAAGTCGGCCGGCGGGTGCAGGAAACGCAGGCGCACGCCGTCCCAGGCCCAGCTCTGCCCGGCCCGGCACGCAACGCTGCGCAGCCCGCGCATCGCCTCCCCGGCCACCTCCGGCGGCGCGGTCAGCGGCGCGGCGAACTCGGCCAGCACCGCGCCCAGGCCGCCGGCGTGGTCGTTGTCGCCGTGGCTGGCGACGACCCGGTCCAGGCGGCGTACGCCGAGCGCGCGCAGGCTCGGCAGCACCGCGCGCTCGCCGGCGTCGTAGCCGTCGCGCACCGCCGGGCCGGCGTCGTACAGCAGGCTGTGGCCGGCAGTGCGCACCAGCACCGACAGCCCCTGGCCGACGTCGATCGCGACCACTTCGACCTCGCCATGGCGCGGCAGTTGCCGGTCCGGCCATAACAACGGCAGCCACAGCAGCGCGGCCAAGGCCTTGCCCGGGGTGCCGCGCGGCAGCAGCAGCCAGAACGCGCCGGCCAGGGCCAGCGGCAGGGCGTACCAGCGCGGTTCCGGCAGCCACCACAGCGCCAGGCCGCTGTCGGCCAGGGCGGCGAACCAGGGCCAGCCGGGCTCGAAACAGGCCGCCGCAACCCGCCACAGCGGTGCGCCGGCGCCCGGGTACAGGCACTCCAGACCGGTGCCGAGCAAGGCCAGCGGTACCACCAGCAAGCTCCACCAAGGCACCGCCAGCAGGTTGGCGAAGGGGCCGGCCAGCGAGGCCTGGCCGAACAGCCAGGCCGCCACCGGCAACAGCCCCAGGCTGGCCACGCCCTGGGCGCCGAGGAAGCCGCCCAGGCGCGCGCGCCAGCCGCTGGCCCCGCCTGTCGCCGGCAGGCACCACATCAGCCAGGCCACGCCGAGGAAACTGAGCCAGAACCCGGCCCCGAGCAGGGCCAGCGGATCGGCCAGGGCGAGCGCGAGCGCCGCCACCGCCAGGGCGTCGAAGCCGCGCCAGCGCCGGCGCGACAGGC includes:
- a CDS encoding low molecular weight protein-tyrosine-phosphatase, producing MRLLVVCLGNICRSPVAEGVLRARIAASSIAGRVELDSAGTGDWHIGDPPDRRSIANAAGHGIDIAGLRARQLQAADYRRFDWLLCADRANLRDVRGRAPKDATAQSALLLDWCGLGEGSEVPDPYTGGPDQFEHVFQLLDRAADGAIARLRQELRLG
- the kdsB gene encoding 3-deoxy-manno-octulosonate cytidylyltransferase, giving the protein MSQDFVVAIPARYAASRLPGKPLRLLGGEPLVLHVARRALAAGAREVWIATDDERIARALDGQGVRVAMTSPDHASGTDRLAECADQAGWGDDTVVVNLQGDEPFAPAAGIAATAATLRDSGAEMSTLATPIDEVEILLDPNAVKLVRAGNGDALYFSRAPIPWPRDAFAKDRSRMPGGGEWLRHIGIYGYRAGFLRKFAKLRPGRLEQIESLEQLRALEAGYRIAVGIAPEPFPPGVDTPEDLARAEAHLAAGAAAGEGG
- the lpxK gene encoding tetraacyldisaccharide 4'-kinase, with protein sequence MSGAERRPGVPGFWYDDLPVPVSARLLSGLYGALTGLRRGLYRKGLLRRRHPGVPVVVVGNITAGGAGKTPLSIALVQRLQQEGWKPGIASRGYGRDEAKTARWVERDTDPRLGGDEPVLIARRTGAPVWVDRDRAAAARALAEAGCDVVVCDDGLQHYRLARDIEIEVIDGRRRYGNGQLLPAGPLRELPERAATCDFRVVNLAGAAGDPAASAGFGEWPMRLIADQALPLLGGRPLPLASFAGRRVHAVAGIGDPERYFAMLREFGIAVVPHAFADHHRYVAGDFDFGSKLPVLMTEKDAVKLALDGPDAFVSEQHYSVPVRAELPEALWVALIDKLAAHRRR
- the msbA gene encoding lipid A export permease/ATP-binding protein MsbA codes for the protein MTAAASPWQTYRRLLEFSRPYRGLLWIAALGMAIEAGAGAAFTKLMEPIVNETFIAKNMAVALWLPAAIVGVFVLRGVAGYLTDYYMAKSGRGVARDLRVRVLDKYLRLPGSRFDTEPVPSMLVRLGSDSDQVAQAAVDALKVMVQNSLQALALLAVMIWTNWQVTIAVAVMAPPLAWVMDKVGRRYRRISHRIQESGAQLLVSADQALSNQQEVKVYGAQTSELARYGAIANDYLRLSLKVESTRSIASAMVQLMGATGLALLLLVAGYEASAGRLSAGGFVALMMSMMAMIPALRQLTNVQNMLQRGVASAERLFEVLDAAEEPDQGQRALARSQGLIEFRAVTARYPGQAQPALADISFVAKPGSVTAIVGRSGSGKSSLIKLIPRFYDPEAGQILLDGHPLAEYRLADLRRQIALVGQQVMLFDGTIAANVAYGEMQDADPAALAQAIQGANAAEFVDKLPDGVNTAIGAKGGKLSGGQRQRLAIARAMLKDAPILILDEATAALDTESERLVQDALERLMPDRTTLVIAHRLSTIEHADQVLVLDQGRIVERGRHAELLAQGGLYAHLHRMQFRDGE
- a CDS encoding biopolymer transporter ExbD; protein product: MRIRDHRADDEPEINLVPLIDVILVLIIFFVVTATFDARSVLKLELPRATGEPAGDASKALIVLVNAEGRYFVGDREVLRDDLESLKTTIAEVAGSDRDRTVMLRADARTPYQAVVTVYDALGQLGFRRIMNATAPPQPSAAKPATEAAR
- a CDS encoding MotA/TolQ/ExbB proton channel family protein yields the protein MLELVKAGGWPMIPLLMLSAVALAIIVERLWTLRRRAVLPPNLGQEVRTWAASGKLDPAHIESLRATAPLGALLAAALDVRHRPREEIRERIEDVGRHLVHRMERYLNTLGTISAAGPLLGLFGTVVGMIQMFLVINDHGIGDVNQLAGGIGKALVCTAAGMIVAIPALMAHRWFRGRIAEYIVAMEHEAIALVDVLTPGTAEARAHEARPPVRLAGGQAG
- a CDS encoding ComEC/Rec2 family competence protein; protein product: MFDAARTPPFGKRVAIALLAGIGAGLALPRVCPWIAAALLAALAAALWWRAPRWRPPAAFVFGFAWAGLHAAWALSLQLPPDWEKRELSLRGRIVELPLHEPRRTRFDFRVDDDAAQPEPLRGRLLRLSWYDQDPQPRSLLRAGQRWQLRARLRAPRGLRNPGAPDAERYALIDRLAATGYLRKPEQARRLGEAQGLQAWREAMSDRIAAAVPTPGARFVRALALGDTRGLEQRDWSVLRANGLTHLIAISGFHVGLVAGAAAWLARALWWLWPGLGRRWPAAAAAAVAAMLGAGAYAAAVGFALPTVRTWLMIAVVAGLSLSRRRWRGFDALAVAALALALADPLALLGAGFWLSFLGVAWLMWCLPATGGASGWRARLGGFLGAQGVASLGLLPVAAWLFGQASLAGPFANLLAVPWWSLLVVPLALLGTGLECLYPGAGAPLWRVAAACFEPGWPWFAALADSGLALWWLPEPRWYALPLALAGAFWLLLPRGTPGKALAALLWLPLLWPDRQLPRHGEVEVVAIDVGQGLSVLVRTAGHSLLYDAGPAVRDGYDAGERAVLPSLRALGVRRLDRVVASHGDNDHAGGLGAVLAEFAAPLTAPPEVAGEAMRGLRSVACRAGQSWAWDGVRLRFLHPPADFPYLGNESSCVLRIDSAHGSVLLTGDIGEVVERDLVRRAAQSADERLRADVVLVAHHGSGGSSDPAFVAATGARHALVSAGHGNRFGHPRKPVLQRWREAGARTWLTAEQGALRVRLGAAGIAVETRRQTHPRLWDATRRTDPGLSYRPD